From a region of the Fibrobacter sp. genome:
- a CDS encoding DNA internalization-related competence protein ComEC/Rec2: MTNPIAGKPALAASLAVMAVYASLDAPLYAPFLLVPVALATHFFPKSVQWCILGALVTAIGCHSLLGGKRDVSTAGDAPASACGNIEAVLPRGNGTAFIIEIGYEANADAGKEGAPRRVRITEKRDLPKLPEPGDSICYEAKWYPVSDPTVPGAFNTREWLKSQGFAAYGKFVHWNAWKGKWIPERSFYEFRKWIKGRFEEYLEPAETGLLLGLLAGDRSGIPEALRNDFQRSGLVHVLAISGFHVVLLAGMLMVFLKATRLPHKAASILAIILLAAYVPVTGGSPAVQRAVLMFAVPQIGLLFERPANTLNSLGVALLFILLPKPSELWNPGFQLSAAATAGILIGNAYNPLKNLPESLQRYKVWKFIEGFAISPTYVTLCATLATSPFLIHHFKTLSPFAWLGNIVVVPAISWGMQAGLFALLSPIDFMRETFCNAASFFLRLASLLTRTLSDSAQASVTVGPLGPSILLLLSCLFLVFPLYRKNSVARFFCVFCLFLFSGIFCFQGYERLFKPTWSMTVIDVGQGDSILLRTPGNRYILVDTGDNDRTDSGKDIIVPFLHHIGVQRLDALVITHPHKDHFGGAASILRMFPVKEVWTNECSGSTTGFEWMNVLDEAGERKIPLRTIKRGFLWKENFFELQAVHPKKLSDAGKECRDLNDGSITLRASGLGRSALVTGDLTIAGEKEILKSLAYIKSDILKLGHHGSKTSSSPQFLASVAPQAAIISSGRRNKFRHPHKQVTNRLDSLEIPYLNTAKNGTVTVTFSADTIVVETMLSP, encoded by the coding sequence TTGACAAACCCAATTGCAGGCAAACCCGCATTGGCCGCATCTTTGGCGGTCATGGCCGTGTACGCGAGCCTGGATGCGCCCCTTTATGCGCCTTTTTTGCTCGTTCCAGTCGCTTTAGCCACGCATTTCTTCCCGAAAAGCGTCCAATGGTGCATTCTAGGAGCGCTCGTGACCGCGATTGGCTGCCACAGCCTGCTGGGCGGCAAGCGCGATGTTTCTACCGCAGGCGACGCCCCCGCAAGCGCATGCGGGAACATCGAGGCCGTTTTACCCAGAGGGAACGGAACAGCTTTTATAATAGAAATAGGGTACGAGGCCAATGCCGATGCGGGAAAGGAAGGCGCACCGCGCCGCGTCAGGATAACCGAAAAGCGGGACTTGCCCAAGCTGCCCGAACCCGGCGACAGCATCTGCTACGAGGCGAAATGGTACCCGGTGAGCGACCCGACCGTACCCGGAGCGTTCAACACCCGCGAGTGGCTAAAGAGCCAGGGGTTCGCGGCCTACGGGAAGTTCGTCCACTGGAATGCATGGAAAGGGAAATGGATACCCGAAAGGAGCTTCTACGAATTCCGCAAGTGGATAAAAGGGCGATTCGAGGAATACCTCGAACCCGCGGAAACAGGACTCTTGCTCGGGCTTTTAGCGGGCGACAGGAGCGGCATTCCCGAAGCGCTCCGGAACGATTTTCAGCGTTCTGGACTCGTGCACGTGCTTGCCATTAGCGGGTTCCATGTGGTGCTCCTAGCCGGAATGCTCATGGTATTCTTGAAGGCGACGCGACTCCCCCACAAGGCGGCCAGCATCTTAGCGATTATCCTGCTTGCCGCGTACGTGCCGGTGACCGGAGGGTCGCCCGCCGTGCAGCGGGCGGTGCTGATGTTCGCCGTACCGCAAATCGGGCTCCTTTTCGAACGCCCCGCCAACACGCTAAACAGCCTGGGCGTCGCGCTCCTGTTCATTTTGCTCCCGAAGCCGTCCGAGCTGTGGAACCCAGGATTCCAGCTTTCGGCCGCTGCCACGGCGGGCATCCTGATAGGCAACGCCTACAATCCCCTGAAGAACCTGCCCGAGTCATTACAACGTTATAAGGTATGGAAATTCATCGAAGGTTTCGCGATTTCACCCACGTACGTGACCCTCTGTGCGACACTCGCCACATCGCCCTTCCTGATTCACCACTTCAAGACGCTCTCGCCCTTCGCATGGCTCGGGAACATTGTCGTCGTACCCGCAATTTCGTGGGGCATGCAGGCGGGGCTGTTCGCGCTCCTCTCGCCCATCGACTTCATGCGGGAAACCTTCTGCAATGCGGCAAGCTTCTTCTTGCGCCTCGCCTCCCTCCTTACGCGAACGCTTTCGGATTCCGCGCAGGCTTCCGTTACCGTCGGGCCCCTCGGGCCGTCCATTCTCCTGCTGCTATCGTGCCTGTTTCTCGTTTTCCCGCTTTACCGCAAGAACTCCGTCGCGCGATTCTTCTGCGTCTTTTGCCTGTTCCTCTTTTCGGGCATCTTCTGCTTCCAGGGTTACGAGAGGTTGTTCAAGCCCACATGGAGCATGACCGTCATCGACGTCGGGCAAGGCGACAGCATTCTCCTCCGGACTCCCGGGAACCGCTACATCCTGGTCGATACCGGCGACAACGACAGGACCGATTCCGGCAAGGACATCATCGTGCCGTTCCTGCACCACATCGGCGTGCAGCGCCTCGACGCGCTCGTGATAACCCACCCGCACAAGGACCACTTCGGGGGCGCAGCAAGCATACTGCGCATGTTCCCCGTCAAGGAAGTCTGGACGAACGAATGCTCAGGTTCCACAACCGGTTTCGAATGGATGAACGTGCTGGACGAGGCGGGCGAAAGGAAGATTCCCCTGCGGACCATCAAGCGCGGATTCCTCTGGAAGGAGAACTTCTTCGAGCTACAGGCCGTACACCCGAAAAAACTTTCGGACGCGGGCAAGGAATGCCGCGACCTGAACGACGGGAGCATCACGTTACGCGCAAGCGGGCTCGGACGTTCCGCGCTTGTCACGGGAGACCTGACCATCGCTGGGGAAAAGGAAATCCTGAAATCGCTCGCCTACATCAAGAGCGACATCCTCAAGCTCGGGCATCACGGGAGCAAGACATCGAGCAGCCCGCAATTTCTCGCCTCCGTCGCCCCGCAGGCAGCCATCATTTCGAGCGGACGCCGGAACAAGTTCCGCCACCCGCACAAGCAGGTGACCAACCGGCTGGATTCGCTTGAAATTCCTTACCTGAATACGGCAAAAAACGGCACCGTGACGGTGACGTTTTCAGCAGATACTATTGTGGTTGAAACGATGCTGTCCCCCTGA